AAGGCGTATACGGCCTCAGATACAAGTACAGCTTTATGGATAACTCGGTCCTTTGGCTCTGGGCCCTGTACGGCAATAAAAGTCCTAAGGGCTTTGAAGCCTTCCAAAGCCGCAGGGATGTTCCTGAGTTTGGCGGAAGAGTGCAGCTGCCCGTTCCTTTGGGCGAGGTTGCGGCAACAATCCATTCAAGAGAGGCTGAAGAGGGCACTTATAGCTACAGGGAAAACCGCTATGCCTTGGATGGGCGATGGGATGTTGGCGTTGGGCTATGGTTTGAATCGGTACTGCAGAATTCCAGGGCCGCTCTTCCCGGCTTCAGATGGCTGAAGCTCCTTACTCTTGGAGGCGATTATACATTCCCTCTGGGAAACGGGATCTATTTCCTTTTTGAACATATGTACTCTGCTTCCTCGGACAAGATTACCTCCCTCAGCAGCGAAGGCCACGTCTCGGCCCTTATGGCTACTTATCCGATTGGCACACTGGACAACCTTGCCCTGCAGGAGTATTATAGCTATTCCGATAAGAAACTCTACCAGTATTATCAGTTTCAGAGGACATACGACAATTTTATAATAAATCTTGCTCTTTTTCATTACCCTGAATCTTCCGGCAGTCTCTTTATGAGCAGGTCTATGCCTGCTGCCGGCTACGGATTACAGCTAATGGTAGTTTTTAATCATTGAACCATGGGGAATATTCAATGCAGAATTCTGAGATCATAAAAGTACGCAGCTTAGTCAAAGATTATACAATGGGAAAACAGTTCTTCCGGGCCCTGGATAACGTTAACCTTTCAGTCTGCGGCGGTGAATTTACAGGCCTCATCGGACCAAGCGGATCCGGAAAAACAACCCTTCTGAACATCATTGGCGCTCTGGATAACCCCACGCATGGGGAAGCAGTGGTGCTGGATAAAAATGTGAATGCGCTAAGCCAGGCTGAGGCTGCCCTCCTCAGGAATGAATCTATAGGATTCATATTCCAGACATATAATCTTCTGCCTGTCTATACCGTCTTCGAGAACGTGGAATTTCCGCTCCTTCTTCTTAAAAAAAGCAAAGAGGAAAGGGAAGAGGCTGTTATGAAAGCCCTCGAATGGGTAGGCCTTTCGGGTAAGGCAAAGTCAAAACCGAATCAGCTCTCAGGCGGCGAAAGCCAGAGGGTTGCGGTTGCAAGAGCAATGGTTAAACTTCCAAGGCTGGTCCTTGCCGACGAGCCTACGGCAAACCTCGATGCGGCAAATTCCCATAATATCCTTAAAATGATGCTTAGGCTTAACGAGGAACTGAATACAACGTTCATCTTTGCCACACACGACGAGAAAGTGATCGGCTACCTGAAAAGAAAAGTTGTGCTTAGTGATGGAAAGATTATTGACGACCTCAGTCTGACAAAGGAATGATATTATGTTAATATTAAAATTAGCTTTCAGAAATATTACCCATGCGGGACTTCGTTCCTGGCTGAATGTGTTTGTCCTCTCGTTTGCCTTTGTAATGATAGTTATGACTGAAGGCCTTTACGACGGCATGCTCCAGCAGGTCAAAGACGCAATTATCGATTCCGAAATCGGGGGCGGACAGTTCTTCCAGAAGAACTATGACCCTTATGACCCTTTCTCAATTGAAAATTCACACTCGAAAATTCCTGAAAACCTGCAGAACGAAATTAAAAATGGGAATGCCGCGGCGGTTCTTATTGTTAGCGCTGCAATATTCCCGAAAGGGCATGTACAATCGGCTCTCCTGAAGGGAATAGACCCTATGCAGAAAATAGTAAAAATGCCAACTTGGCTGCTGAAAGACAGCGACACGGCTTCAATTCCGGGACTAATCGGTTCAAGAATGGCAGAAAGCATGGGTCTGCAGGCGGGCGACTACCTCAGCATCAGGTGGAAGAACATAAACGGGACCTTTGACGCCGCAGATGTCAGAATCGTTGAGGTAATGAATACAGATGTTCAGTCCATCGACCGGGATCAGATCTGGGTCCCTCTTAATTCGCTGCAGAAAATGTACCGCGCGCCTGATGAGGCAACTATCATAACACTGAAGAAAAATATCAGCTTTTATCCTTCAGGAGGGCCCGATTGGGCCTTTAAGAATCACGATTATCTTCTTAAGGACCTTAATAACACCGTTCAGCAGAAAAAAACCACGGCTTCATTCATGTTTATACTCCTTCTCGGAATGGCTCTTCTTGCAGTCTTCGACACGCAGGTCCTTGCTATTTTCAGGCGGAGAAAGGAAATGGGTACACTCATGGCACTCGGTATGACCAGGTGGAATGTAATTATGCTCTTTACACTGGAAGGCTGCCTCCTTGGCATTTTGGCATTGATCGCAGGCGCTGCATACGGTATACCCTTACTCGCATATTTTGCCCGAACGGGACTTAATGTTCCTCAGGTGGCAGGGCAGGCGGGTATTTCCATCGGGGCGGTTTTGTATCCTAAATACGGCCTTCAGCTTTATGTTATTACAAGTTTAATCCTTTTTGTCTCCGTTGTTGTGGTAAGCTTTCTGCCCACACGCAGAATTACAAAGCTTAAACCCACAGACGCTCTCAGGGGGAAGATAGCATGATTAAATTTTTATTTAAAGGGTTGCTTCGCGACCGCCATAGAAGCCTTTTCCCCATTATTGTTGTTGCTCTTGGAGTACTCCTTACAACGCTTCTTTACTCTTTTATGAGCGGAATGATGAATGACCTCATAGATTCCACGGCCAGATTCGATTCCGGACACCTTAAGGTTATGACTGCTTCCTATCACGAACTGGAAAATCAGCTGCCGAATGACCTTGCCCTTACCTCTGTTGAAAGCCTGCTAAGTACACTGAAGAAAACTTATCCTGACTATGAATGGACACCCAG
Above is a window of Ignavibacteria bacterium DNA encoding:
- a CDS encoding ABC transporter permease, which codes for MLILKLAFRNITHAGLRSWLNVFVLSFAFVMIVMTEGLYDGMLQQVKDAIIDSEIGGGQFFQKNYDPYDPFSIENSHSKIPENLQNEIKNGNAAAVLIVSAAIFPKGHVQSALLKGIDPMQKIVKMPTWLLKDSDTASIPGLIGSRMAESMGLQAGDYLSIRWKNINGTFDAADVRIVEVMNTDVQSIDRDQIWVPLNSLQKMYRAPDEATIITLKKNISFYPSGGPDWAFKNHDYLLKDLNNTVQQKKTTASFMFILLLGMALLAVFDTQVLAIFRRRKEMGTLMALGMTRWNVIMLFTLEGCLLGILALIAGAAYGIPLLAYFARTGLNVPQVAGQAGISIGAVLYPKYGLQLYVITSLILFVSVVVVSFLPTRRITKLKPTDALRGKIA
- a CDS encoding ABC transporter ATP-binding protein, with product MQNSEIIKVRSLVKDYTMGKQFFRALDNVNLSVCGGEFTGLIGPSGSGKTTLLNIIGALDNPTHGEAVVLDKNVNALSQAEAALLRNESIGFIFQTYNLLPVYTVFENVEFPLLLLKKSKEEREEAVMKALEWVGLSGKAKSKPNQLSGGESQRVAVARAMVKLPRLVLADEPTANLDAANSHNILKMMLRLNEELNTTFIFATHDEKVIGYLKRKVVLSDGKIIDDLSLTKE